The window ACCCCACCACCAATGCAGGCGACCCGTCCCCAGTGTTCAATCTCGGTCGGCTGGCCCAAGGGACCGGCCACATCGCGCAGCTCACCACCGACTGGGGTGGCGACAATACGTTGCGTTGCAGCACCGGTGGCCTGAACAAACAGGGTAATGGTGCCGTCTTCACTATCGGATGCACCGATGGTGAGAGGAATCCGCTCCTCACCAACATCACGACGCACCATAACAAACTGTCCCGGTTGACGAGCAGCGGCAATGCGTGGTGCCACCACCGTCAGACGGTGTAAACCGGGAGCCAATATCGTGTTTTCAACAATCTCGAACATAGTCTCTCCAGACGCGTATACACAATAAAAAACCGTATACAATACGGGTACTTACTTCACCGTATCAGCAGTTTTTTCAAACGTCAAACGTATACATCATCTGGAGAGTTTCTCGTTGAAATTCATAAAAAAAAGCGCCCCGGATTGGGGCGCTTTGGTGTTCAAACATGGCCTGGAAAAACTATTTTTTGTGGCAACCACTACATTTTGTTGGACCGTTTTTCTCTTTATGGCAATCCTTGCACAACACATGCGCCGTTGCCTTACCCAGCTCAAAAGGTCCCGGCGTGTTGTCGCCATGACAGGTGGGGCAGCCATAGGTTTTACCGTGAAACGCATGAGTCAACGTCACGTTGCCATAGTTATTTTCGATCACCACCGTCTCTGGAGGAGTAACCGCGGAGGTGGCTGCTGCCGCTTTTTCTTCGGCTTGTGCCACCATGTCACCGGTAGCGCTTTCGGCTGTGGTTTGCGTTTCTGTCACGCTCTGGGCTTTTTGTGTCAGGCCGCTCAGCAGGGCGCTGCTGGTTTCAGCGGCTCCCTCAGTGGCTTCACTGACTTGCTTTTCAGCGCTGGCCGCCATGTCCGTCACCTGTGCTTCAACATCCTTGGCCGCGGTTTCCACATCTTCAACAGCCTGGGTTGCCACCTCTTTACCGGCGTCCACCACATCAGTCGCCGTCTCTTTCACCGCATCGACTGTTTGCTCCACGGTCTTTTCAACCGTTTGGACCGCAGATGTTTCCGTTGTTTCATGGGCGGGTTGCTCCGGTGCTTTGGCGGTTTTCTCCTCGCCACAGCCAGCCAGCATCAGCAGCAGGATCATCAGGGGAATCAGTGCAGTTTTCACGTTGCCCTCCATTGTTGGATTTTTAGTAAAATTTGTTAAACAAAAACAAAGATTACTGCGTTTCCCTCAACCTGTCCAGTCTGGTTTTTAGGCGTCAGCCCCTTGAAAAGCGTTCACCAAAAAATCCGTTACAGCACAGCCTCAATCGCGTCAGCCGCAATCATGGCCTTATGGCGCGCCGCATCCACCGAATGATCACGGGCCAACACCACGCCAAGGCGGCGTTTCCCGGTAACACCCGGTTTACCAAACAGCCGTAACTGGGTATCCGGTTGCGACAGAGCGATATCAAGCCCACTGAAACTGACCTGGGTTGAATGGCCTTCCACCAGAACCACCGCCGAAGCCGAGGGGCCGTGCTGGACGATATTGGGAATCGGCAAGCCGAGAATCGCCCGTGCATGCAGAGCAAATTCGGACAAGTCTTGAGAGATCAACGTCACCAGGCCGGTATCGTGCGGCCGTGGCGAGACCTCGCTGAAATAGACCTCGGAGCCCTGAATGAACAGTTCCACCCCGAAAATACCCCAGCCGCCCAGCGCATCAGTGATCTGTTTGGCCATCTGTTGCGCTTTGTCCAGTACCTCACCACTCATCGCCTGTGGCTGCCACGATTCACGATAGTCACCATCCTCCTGACGATGGCCGATAGGCAGACAAAAGCTGGTGCCCTCTTTATGGCGGACGGTCAACAGGGTAATTTCATAATCAAAGTCGAGAAAAGCCTCAACAATCACTTTGCCACCCCCGGCACGCCCGCCCTTCTGAGCATAGTCCCAGGCCGCATCGAGATCATCTTCACTGCGCACCACGCTCTGCCCCTTGCCAGAGGAACTCATAATCGGCTTGACCACACACGGAAAACCCAGTTCAGCCACGGCCGCCTGAAAGGTCACTTCATCTTCGGCAAACCGATACCTCGTGGTCGGCAGACTAAGGTCTTCAGCGGCCAGGCGACGAATCCCTTCACGGTTCATGGTCAACTGGGCGGCAAGCGCCGTAGGCACGACATTGAAGCCCTCTTTTTCCAGCTCCACCAGGGTCGCCGTGGCAATCGCCTCCACCTCGGGAACAATATAGTGGGGCCGCTCAAATTCCACCACGCGGCGCAATTCCTCGCCATCAAGCATGGAAAAGGTATAGGAGCGATCCGCGACCTGCATGGCCGGGGCATTGGCATAGCTGTCACAGGCAATAACCTCGACACCTAAACGCTGAAATTCGATAACCACCTCTTTACCCAGCTCACCGGAACCGCACAACATGACGCGGGTCGCTGTCGGGGAGAAGGGCGTTCCTATTGTCGCCATGACTGATCCTCCTGAAACGGAAAAAAGCTGTGGGTGAAGCAACCATCTCACCCTCTGCAGATTCATGTCGGGAAGCTGTGCCTCCCTGCTCAAGGAGCATAACAAACAGTAGCTCTATTGACGAGTTTGTAAACACAATCAACCCGTTTCCAGATCAAATAGCACAAGCCGCCCGGAACGATCCGGGCGGCTTGTGAATGCGGTGTTTTAAGAGGATGGTTAGATAGAGTCCTGATCCAGAGCCACATCAGGCTCACGACCAAAGCAGATCATGAAAATGGTCAGGCTAAAGATCGCGACCCCGAGACCAATGTAGGTCGCAATCTGCAGCGGCATGCCGAAACCAATCGGAGCATAGCCGAGATAGGTGGCAGCCACGGCGGTCATAAACGTCGCCGGTACCGTGGCGATCCAATGCAGCTTGCCCTGCTTGATCAGATAGGCGGCAGCCGTCCACAACACGATGGTCGCCAGGGTCTGGTTGGCCCAGCCAAAGTAACGCCAGATGACACCGAACTCCGCTTTGGAGATCAGGAAACCAATGGCAAACAGGGGAACGGCCAGCAACAGACGACGTCCGGCCTGACGCTGTTCCATATTAAAGAAGTCGGCAATGATCAGACGGGCACTGCGAAACGCCGTATCCCCCGAAGAGATCGGCAGAATGATAACACCGATCACCGCCAGCAAACCACCAACAGGGCCAAGCAAGGTGGTGGAAATTTCGTTCACCACGTGAGCCGGACCACCAACGGCCAAAGCCTCATTGAGAGCACCGGGCTCGTGGTAGAAGGCCATGCCGAGGGTTGCCCACACCAAGGCGATCAAACCTTCGCCGATCATCGCCCCATAAAACAGCGAACGGCCATGACGCTCGTTAGACACGCAGCGCGCCATGAGCGGCGACTGAGTGGCATGAAAACCACTGATGGCGCCGCAGGCAATGGTGATAAACATCAGCGGCCACAGCGGCAGCTCTTTAGGATGCACGTTGCTCAGGGTCAGTTGCGGATAAAACTCATAGCCCTGCACCATCAGGGCAATGGTCAGACCGACAGCCATAAAGATCAGCACCGCACCAAACACCGGATAGAGGCGACCGATGATTTTCTGGATCGGTAGAATAGTGGCCAGGAAGTAGTAGCCAAAAATAATGGCCACCCAGGCGGTGACATTGAGACCGGACATATTGCCGAGAAGTTTGGCCGGGCCGAGGACAAAGACAATGCCGACCAACAGCAACAACACAATGGAAAACAGGCGCATGAACTGCTTGAAACCGTTACCGAGCTGAACGCCGACCACATCGGGAATGCTCTTGCCGTTATGACGGATCGACAGCATGCCGGAAAAGTAGTCATGCACGGCTCCGGCAAAGATGGAGCCGATGACGATCCACACCAGAGCCGATGGGCCATACAGCGCCCCGAGAATCGGGCCGAAGATCGGGCCGAGTCCGGCAATATTAAGCAGTTGGATCAGGAAGATTTTCCTCGGTGAAATCTCGACATAATCAACACCGTCGGCCAGGGATTGGGCCGGAGTCGGACGATTGGGGTCGGGGCCGAAGACGTTATCGACAAAACGGCCATAAAAAACGTAGCCGAGAATCAGAGCGAGTACACAAGCAAAAAAATACAGCATGGCGAGCCTCCTTGTCGTCATGCGGTTCCAGTCACGTCAGCGCGCCGGACACCGCTGTTACCATAAGGATAATCAAGGAAAACAAGGAAGAGAAAAGGTTCCCGACGAGTGGTTTGATCTGTCGGGTAAGTGGTTGTCCAGGCCGGGTAAGTGGTCAGGGGCGGAACGACCCTCCCGCCCCCGAAAGAAACCGGTCACGGGTTAATGGTTCTGCGCCACAAAACTCAGGGAAAGGATGTACCGGGTTTTATCAAAAGGAATGTCTTTGACCGTTCCGGAGCGATCCAACACCGAAGAGGTCAGCAGCAGATAACGGCCGTGTACTTGGGTGTCAATAACAACCCGTCCCGAATCGTCCGTGGTGTAAACCTGCTTTGTTCGCTCGGGATCATACACGGTAATTTTGGTCTTGGGCAGCGGCTGTCCTTCGAGAAGCAGCTTAAACGTATTACTGTCAGGCGCCTCAGGCACCAGATCCAGATTCAATAACGCAACGGTTTGCCCATTGCCGCAACGGGCCATGAAGATATTTCGCAAAATTTCCTGTTTGGTCCGGCTTTTGCGCGGCAGCATCGCCTCTTCCAAGGCCACATCACCGGCGTGGCCGACCGTTAAGGCAATATGATCCTGCAGACGTTGCCGGGAAACCAGCGCTCCTGACGGCAAAACGGTTTCAGCTTTGATGATATCCAGCCGTTCCCCGGTTTTCTCAACCATACCGTTGTCGTAATGACCAAAATACACCCTCACCGGGCCTTGCCCATCACGTTCCAGCCACACATTGTGGGCATACACCTGCGATGTTGCCATGAGCATTATGAACACACTAAAAAAAAGACGCATTGAGATTAATCCTTCCACCAACAGTGTTAAACACCACGTGAACAGAGTGACCTCCACCCTGATCCGCTTAACCATGGCCGGGGCAATATCACCTTTTCCCCCACCATGGTACATCGTGCTGACACGTTATTACCGTGTCAGACGAAAAGACGCCGTGACGACAATCACGATTTTGATTATTGTTTTCATAACGCTGAGAACAACTTGTTTTGGCAGGATTATTTTACGGCAACAGAACACTGCAACAGAGGAAAAGGCAGGAACAGCAACGTGCCGCCTTCAGAGAGTGGCACAACCACGCCGCATCTTCGTCAAAAAGAAAGCTGTTCTTTGAGCAAGCGCAGATAACGGCGACTGACCGGCACGTCATGACCACTGCGGGTCAGCACGGTTGCGGTGCCCCCTTCATGGAGCTGTACTTCGTCGATAAACGTAAGATTGATCAGATATTGCTTATGGCAGCGCACCAATGGCGTACGTTGTTCCAATACTTTGAGGGTCAGGTCGGTGCACAGATCACTGTCCGCTGTAAGCAGATGGACACCGCTGAGATCGGTAAACACACATTCCACCTTATCGACGTCCACCAGTTTCACCCGGCGGCCACTACAACAGGGAATCCGCTGTAGATCTGGCGTCTCATAGCGCGGCACCTGTCCCTGGTGTAAGATCCGTTTCAATTTTTCCAGAGTCAGAGCCAACCGCTCCGGCTCCACCGGCTTGAGCAGATAGTCGAGAGTCTTCTCCTCAAACGCTTTGAGGGCAAACTCATCGTAAGCGGTAACAAACACCACGTGCGGCATGCGCTCCTCATCAACCATACTCAACAACTGAAACCCATTAATCACCGGCATCTCAATATCAAGAAACATCACCTCCGGGCGCTGTTCATTGATCATTTTGACCGCATCAAAACCGTTGGCGCACGGAGGCAACAGCTCAAAAGCACCGGTCTCTTCCAACAGCGCCTGCAGCTCTTCACGAGCCATCTGCTCATCATCGACAATCAGGGCACGAATCATTGCTCTGCCTCCTTCCCCTCCGGCGCTGGCAAGGTCACCGTCACTTGAGTTTCTTCGCCGGGAAGACAACTCAATCTGACGCCGTATCCCGGGCCATAAAGGTTCTTGATCCGTTTATCAACAATCTGCAACCCGAGGCCATCACTGTGTTCATGGTCGGCACAGGTGCCGGCATTATCGCAAATGACAATCTCGACATCCTGCTTTATTCGCCTGCCGGTCACCGCAATCTCCCCCGGTCCGATAATGTTCGAAATCCCATGTTTAATCGCATTTTCGATCAGCGGCTGCAGGGTGAACGCTGGCAACTTGAGAACCATCAACGTTGGATCAACATCCATGGTCACGGTCAAACGGTCGCCAAAACGCGCCTCCTCGATATACAGATACGAACGCACATGGTCCAGCTCCTCTTCGAGAGAGGCGATATCACTGGTGCGCTTAAGGTTCTTGCGAAAAAAGCGCGACAGATGCAACAGCAGATCACGGGCACGGTCCGCATCCTTGCGCAACACGGCGACAATAGTATTCAGCGCATTAAACAGAAAATGGGGATTGACCTGGGCCTGGGCCAGCTTCAGTTCCGACTGGGCCAACAACGTCTTCTGCTCCTGATAGCGGCTGTGGACCAGTTGCTCCGACAACAGGGCAGCCAAGCCCTCGCCCAGAGAACGGTTGATATTGAGAAACAATTTGCGCCGCGGCTCATACAGTTTAATGGTGCCGATCACATCCCGATCCACACGCAACGGCACCACCAACGCCGAGCTCAGCGGGCACTGATCACTGATGGAGCAATGATAGTGCTCGCGCCCGCCATCGGCAAACACGGTCTGATTCTGGTCAATGGCACGCCTGGTCAACGGCGACATGATCGGATTCCCAGCCAGATGGTGATCTTCACCAAGACCGACAAACGCCAGCACCTGTTCACGGTCGGTGATGGCCACCGCACCGACCCCGGTCCAGCGATGAATCAATTGGGCCATCTCCAGCGCACTTTTATGGTTGAGGCCATCGCCGAGAATCTCCAACACCCGCTCGGCCAACTCAAATGCCTTGGCCGAGAACAGTGCGCCGAAATGATCATACATGCGCCGTTGATCGCGGATAATACTCATAAACAACGCCGCTCCGGCGGAATTAGCCAAGATCATCGGCGCGGCAATCGCTTGCACCAGTTGCACGGCGTCTTCGGTGGGCGTTGCCAGCAGCAGAATGATCACCATCTGCATCCCTTCGGCGACCAGGGTGGTCAACAAGGCAATACGCGGATTAAAGCGTTGTTCCGCCTGCCCACGGCGCAGCAGCACCAGACACACCAGACCGCCGATCAGCCCTTCAACGGTCGTCGACACACCACAGGAGAAGGCGGTAAATCCGCCGAGAAAATAGCGATGAAGTCCACCGGTCAGGCCTGTGGCCAATCCGAGCACAGGCCCGCCAATAAGACCCGCCAGCACCGGGCCAATGGCACGGGTGTTGGCAATGGCATCCTGCACCGGCAGACCAAAATAGGTGCCCATAATGGAAAAGGTGGAAAAAATGACATAGAGAAGCAGCTTATGACGATGGCTGAGGCTTTCACCGGTCAGCGGGCGGAACGCCGGTGACTTCGTAAAAATATAGGCGATGACCAGAAACACGGACATCTGCTGCAACAGATCAATAATCAGCCCCATACCGATC of the Desulfuromonas acetoxidans DSM 684 genome contains:
- a CDS encoding cytochrome c3 family protein → MKTALIPLMILLLMLAGCGEEKTAKAPEQPAHETTETSAVQTVEKTVEQTVDAVKETATDVVDAGKEVATQAVEDVETAAKDVEAQVTDMAASAEKQVSEATEGAAETSSALLSGLTQKAQSVTETQTTAESATGDMVAQAEEKAAAATSAVTPPETVVIENNYGNVTLTHAFHGKTYGCPTCHGDNTPGPFELGKATAHVLCKDCHKEKNGPTKCSGCHKK
- the purT gene encoding formate-dependent phosphoribosylglycinamide formyltransferase, encoding MATIGTPFSPTATRVMLCGSGELGKEVVIEFQRLGVEVIACDSYANAPAMQVADRSYTFSMLDGEELRRVVEFERPHYIVPEVEAIATATLVELEKEGFNVVPTALAAQLTMNREGIRRLAAEDLSLPTTRYRFAEDEVTFQAAVAELGFPCVVKPIMSSSGKGQSVVRSEDDLDAAWDYAQKGGRAGGGKVIVEAFLDFDYEITLLTVRHKEGTSFCLPIGHRQEDGDYRESWQPQAMSGEVLDKAQQMAKQITDALGGWGIFGVELFIQGSEVYFSEVSPRPHDTGLVTLISQDLSEFALHARAILGLPIPNIVQHGPSASAVVLVEGHSTQVSFSGLDIALSQPDTQLRLFGKPGVTGKRRLGVVLARDHSVDAARHKAMIAADAIEAVL
- a CDS encoding carbon starvation protein A, with the translated sequence MLYFFACVLALILGYVFYGRFVDNVFGPDPNRPTPAQSLADGVDYVEISPRKIFLIQLLNIAGLGPIFGPILGALYGPSALVWIVIGSIFAGAVHDYFSGMLSIRHNGKSIPDVVGVQLGNGFKQFMRLFSIVLLLLVGIVFVLGPAKLLGNMSGLNVTAWVAIIFGYYFLATILPIQKIIGRLYPVFGAVLIFMAVGLTIALMVQGYEFYPQLTLSNVHPKELPLWPLMFITIACGAISGFHATQSPLMARCVSNERHGRSLFYGAMIGEGLIALVWATLGMAFYHEPGALNEALAVGGPAHVVNEISTTLLGPVGGLLAVIGVIILPISSGDTAFRSARLIIADFFNMEQRQAGRRLLLAVPLFAIGFLISKAEFGVIWRYFGWANQTLATIVLWTAAAYLIKQGKLHWIATVPATFMTAVAATYLGYAPIGFGMPLQIATYIGLGVAIFSLTIFMICFGREPDVALDQDSI
- the btsR gene encoding two-component system response regulator BtsR; this encodes MIRALIVDDEQMAREELQALLEETGAFELLPPCANGFDAVKMINEQRPEVMFLDIEMPVINGFQLLSMVDEERMPHVVFVTAYDEFALKAFEEKTLDYLLKPVEPERLALTLEKLKRILHQGQVPRYETPDLQRIPCCSGRRVKLVDVDKVECVFTDLSGVHLLTADSDLCTDLTLKVLEQRTPLVRCHKQYLINLTFIDEVQLHEGGTATVLTRSGHDVPVSRRYLRLLKEQLSF
- a CDS encoding sensor histidine kinase, whose product is MGLIIDLLQQMSVFLVIAYIFTKSPAFRPLTGESLSHRHKLLLYVIFSTFSIMGTYFGLPVQDAIANTRAIGPVLAGLIGGPVLGLATGLTGGLHRYFLGGFTAFSCGVSTTVEGLIGGLVCLVLLRRGQAEQRFNPRIALLTTLVAEGMQMVIILLLATPTEDAVQLVQAIAAPMILANSAGAALFMSIIRDQRRMYDHFGALFSAKAFELAERVLEILGDGLNHKSALEMAQLIHRWTGVGAVAITDREQVLAFVGLGEDHHLAGNPIMSPLTRRAIDQNQTVFADGGREHYHCSISDQCPLSSALVVPLRVDRDVIGTIKLYEPRRKLFLNINRSLGEGLAALLSEQLVHSRYQEQKTLLAQSELKLAQAQVNPHFLFNALNTIVAVLRKDADRARDLLLHLSRFFRKNLKRTSDIASLEEELDHVRSYLYIEEARFGDRLTVTMDVDPTLMVLKLPAFTLQPLIENAIKHGISNIIGPGEIAVTGRRIKQDVEIVICDNAGTCADHEHSDGLGLQIVDKRIKNLYGPGYGVRLSCLPGEETQVTVTLPAPEGKEAEQ